Proteins from a genomic interval of Lysobacter arenosi:
- a CDS encoding VOC family protein: protein MSHRSRLAGFIIDCQTDDLAPAARFWSQALGASIADPDAGDVPGTYVQFGDTRDGLHIEVQKVDHASRVHLDIESDDIDAEAARLEKLGAKKIAFVKRWWVMEAPTGQRFCVVKMHHPELGTPPTTWD, encoded by the coding sequence GCAGTCGCCTTGCCGGTTTCATCATCGATTGCCAGACCGACGACCTCGCCCCCGCGGCGAGGTTCTGGAGCCAGGCGCTCGGAGCCAGCATTGCCGATCCCGATGCCGGCGATGTTCCCGGCACCTACGTGCAGTTCGGCGATACCCGCGACGGGCTGCACATCGAGGTGCAGAAGGTCGACCACGCATCGCGCGTGCACCTGGACATCGAGTCCGACGACATCGACGCCGAAGCGGCACGGCTGGAGAAGCTCGGCGCGAAGAAGATCGCGTTCGTCAAACGCTGGTGGGTGATGGAAGCGCCGACAGGTCAGCGCTTCTGCGTGGTGAAGATGCATCACCCGGAACTGGGCACGCCGCCGACCACGTGGGATTGA
- a CDS encoding sensor domain-containing diguanylate cyclase — MSAVRPLPPPLPDEAPRQAALDAYAVVDTVPEQAYDDIVRLAVTLCDVPAAAISLIDHERQWFKAQIGFDTRQTPRDQAICDRAIMAPGETLVIEDLAAQSSFFPRPDIRIGKAPLRFYAGTPLLSPDGHAIGTVCVLDTRPRTLTSAQREGLEVLARQTQHLLELRRYAMEQRRLLSEREAFAQRLEDARADLQRRNDQLLHSATHDALTGLLNRAALVQLRDNPEAMLQLQRAPYTLMLLDVDHFKDVNDRHGHLLGDRALRAVADAVAASIRTDDVAVRYGGEEFLVLLPDTRLAVAAQVAERVRQRLSQSALPFDLTVSIGLAAGEPTRDWSEQVFDRADQALYRAKARGRNCVVADDTPLHGG; from the coding sequence ATGTCCGCCGTCCGACCCCTCCCTCCACCACTGCCAGATGAAGCTCCGCGCCAGGCGGCGCTGGATGCCTATGCAGTCGTGGACACGGTGCCGGAACAGGCCTACGACGACATCGTGCGCCTGGCAGTAACGCTGTGCGACGTGCCCGCTGCGGCGATCTCGCTGATCGATCACGAGCGGCAGTGGTTCAAGGCGCAGATCGGCTTCGACACCCGGCAGACACCGCGCGATCAGGCGATCTGCGATCGCGCGATCATGGCGCCCGGGGAGACGCTGGTGATCGAGGATCTCGCCGCCCAGTCTTCATTCTTTCCGCGCCCGGATATCCGCATCGGCAAGGCGCCGTTGCGCTTCTACGCAGGCACGCCGCTGCTGAGTCCGGACGGTCACGCGATCGGCACCGTGTGCGTACTCGACACGCGCCCGCGTACCTTGACCAGTGCGCAACGCGAAGGCCTGGAAGTGCTCGCGCGACAGACCCAGCACCTGCTCGAGCTGCGCCGCTATGCGATGGAGCAGCGCCGGCTGTTGTCGGAGCGCGAGGCGTTCGCGCAACGGCTCGAGGACGCGCGCGCTGACCTGCAGCGCCGCAATGACCAGCTGCTGCACAGCGCAACCCACGACGCGCTGACCGGCCTGCTCAACCGCGCCGCGCTCGTGCAGCTGCGCGACAACCCGGAGGCGATGCTGCAACTGCAGCGGGCGCCTTACACCTTGATGCTGCTCGACGTGGACCACTTCAAGGACGTCAACGATCGCCATGGCCACCTGCTGGGCGATCGCGCGCTGCGGGCGGTCGCCGATGCCGTGGCCGCTTCGATCCGCACCGACGACGTCGCCGTGCGTTACGGCGGCGAGGAATTCCTGGTGCTGCTGCCGGACACGCGACTGGCGGTTGCCGCGCAGGTCGCCGAGCGCGTGCGCCAGCGCCTGTCGCAGTCGGCACTACCGTTCGATCTGACCGTATCGATTGGCCTGGCCGCCGGCGAGCCGACGCGCGACTGGTCCGAGCAGGTATTCGACCGCGCCGACCAGGCGCTCTACCGCGCCAAGGCGCGCGGCCGCAATTGCGTGGTAGCCGACGACACGCCGCTGCACGGCGGCTGA
- a CDS encoding MBL fold metallo-hydrolase: protein MKPTHGIVAIDTGFHRPSFDAAYLMVENGRGAFIDCGTQHSVPAMLAALAGQGLSPAQVDWLILTHVHLDHAGGAGALMRELPNAVLAVHPRGAPHMIDPARLVAGATAVYGEEEMARSYGEIVPVAAERVRVLADGNVIELAGRPLLCIDTPGHARHHLCVWDERSRSWFTGDTFGLSYREFDNADGAPFVIPTTTPVQFEPEPLKASIRKLLARAPEAMHLTHYARVGDVARLGDDLIVQIDAIVALARAAHGKDDRHARLVESLTQLFVTRARAHGAPLDDAEVAGLLAMDIELNAQGLEVWLDREAV, encoded by the coding sequence ATGAAACCGACTCACGGCATCGTCGCCATCGACACCGGCTTCCATCGACCCTCGTTCGATGCCGCCTACCTGATGGTGGAGAACGGTCGCGGCGCCTTCATCGATTGCGGCACGCAGCATTCGGTGCCGGCGATGCTGGCGGCACTGGCCGGGCAGGGACTGTCGCCGGCGCAGGTCGACTGGCTGATCCTGACCCACGTGCACCTGGACCATGCGGGCGGCGCCGGCGCGTTGATGCGCGAGCTGCCCAACGCCGTGCTCGCCGTGCACCCGCGCGGCGCGCCGCACATGATCGATCCGGCGCGACTGGTGGCCGGTGCGACCGCGGTCTACGGCGAAGAGGAAATGGCGCGCAGTTACGGCGAGATCGTTCCGGTTGCCGCCGAACGGGTGCGCGTGCTGGCCGATGGCAACGTGATCGAGCTGGCCGGCCGCCCGTTGCTGTGCATCGACACGCCCGGCCATGCGCGCCACCACCTGTGCGTGTGGGATGAGCGCAGTCGCAGCTGGTTCACCGGCGACACGTTCGGGCTGTCGTATCGCGAGTTCGACAATGCCGATGGTGCGCCGTTCGTGATTCCGACGACCACGCCGGTGCAGTTCGAACCGGAACCGTTGAAGGCCTCGATCCGCAAGCTGCTGGCGCGCGCGCCCGAAGCGATGCACCTCACGCATTACGCGCGAGTCGGCGATGTCGCGCGCCTGGGCGATGACCTGATCGTGCAGATCGACGCGATTGTCGCGCTCGCGCGCGCTGCCCATGGCAAGGACGATCGCCATGCACGCCTGGTGGAATCGCTGACGCAACTCTTCGTCACGCGGGCACGCGCCCACGGCGCCCCGCTCGACGACGCCGAAGTGGCCGGGTTGCTGGCCATGGACATCGAGCTCAACGCGCAGGGCCTGGAAGTGTGGCTGGACCGCGAGGCCGTCTGA
- a CDS encoding CsbD family protein, whose translation MNKDIIAGKWTQIKGQAQARWGDLTDDDFAVAEGNAEYLAGKLQERYGWERDRAQQEVRDFEKTLN comes from the coding sequence ATGAACAAAGACATCATTGCTGGCAAGTGGACGCAGATCAAAGGCCAGGCACAGGCCCGTTGGGGCGACCTGACCGACGACGATTTCGCCGTGGCCGAAGGCAACGCCGAATATCTCGCCGGCAAGTTGCAGGAACGTTATGGCTGGGAACGCGACCGCGCCCAGCAGGAAGTGCGTGACTTCGAGAAGACGCTGAACTAA
- a CDS encoding entericidin A/B family lipoprotein, with the protein MKRLMALMLLALFSMGTLTACNTVAGAGKDVKGAGEKVEEAATDCKDGKC; encoded by the coding sequence ATGAAGCGTTTGATGGCACTGATGCTGCTCGCCCTGTTCTCGATGGGTACCCTGACCGCCTGCAACACCGTGGCGGGCGCCGGTAAGGACGTGAAGGGAGCCGGTGAGAAGGTCGAAGAGGCCGCCACGGATTGCAAGGACGGCAAGTGCTGA
- a CDS encoding entericidin A/B family lipoprotein, producing the protein MKRFAAMLLLATLSLALLSACNTMEGLGKDVKKLGQKVEDKASD; encoded by the coding sequence ATGAAACGCTTTGCCGCAATGCTCCTGCTCGCCACCCTGTCGCTGGCCCTGCTCAGCGCCTGCAACACCATGGAAGGTCTCGGCAAAGACGTGAAGAAGCTCGGCCAGAAGGTCGAGGACAAGGCCAGCGACTAA
- the rocF gene encoding arginase — MSRSYPGVSLIGAPTDVGAGHRGARLGPEALRIAGIGEALVKRGVDVIDRGNLDGPRNPWQKPVEGYRHLAEVVAWNRAVMDAVAAELADGRLPILLGGDHCLGLGSITAVAQHCRQTGKQLRVLWLDAHADFNTSQVTPSGNVHGMPVACLCGLGPDALTQLGGTSPALRPDEIRQIGIRSVDEGEKRLVQQYGLDVYDMRYIDEIGMKRVMEEALEGVDENTHLHVSFDVDFLDPSIAPGVGTTVPGGPNYREAQLVMEMIADSGRMASLDIVELNPIIDKRNRTARLAVDLVESLFGKSTLMRD; from the coding sequence ATGAGTCGCAGCTATCCCGGAGTTTCGCTGATCGGTGCACCGACCGACGTGGGTGCAGGGCACCGCGGTGCGCGGCTGGGGCCGGAGGCCCTGCGCATTGCCGGCATCGGCGAGGCGCTGGTCAAGCGTGGCGTCGACGTGATCGATCGCGGCAATCTCGATGGTCCGCGCAATCCATGGCAGAAGCCGGTCGAGGGTTATCGCCACCTGGCCGAAGTCGTCGCCTGGAATCGCGCCGTGATGGATGCGGTGGCTGCCGAACTCGCAGACGGCCGCCTGCCGATCCTGCTCGGCGGCGATCATTGCCTCGGCCTGGGTTCGATCACTGCGGTGGCGCAACACTGCCGCCAGACTGGCAAGCAGTTGCGCGTTCTCTGGCTCGATGCGCATGCCGACTTCAACACCAGCCAGGTCACGCCGTCGGGCAATGTCCATGGCATGCCGGTGGCGTGTCTGTGCGGTCTCGGTCCGGATGCACTGACCCAGTTGGGCGGAACGTCGCCGGCGCTGCGCCCGGACGAAATCCGCCAGATCGGCATCCGCTCGGTCGACGAAGGCGAGAAGCGCCTGGTCCAGCAATACGGCCTGGACGTGTACGACATGCGCTACATCGACGAGATCGGCATGAAGCGGGTGATGGAGGAAGCGCTGGAAGGCGTCGACGAGAACACCCACCTGCACGTCAGCTTCGACGTCGACTTCCTCGACCCGAGCATCGCCCCGGGCGTGGGCACCACCGTGCCGGGCGGTCCGAACTACCGCGAGGCGCAGCTGGTGATGGAGATGATCGCCGACAGCGGCCGCATGGCCTCGCTGGACATCGTCGAGCTCAACCCGATCATCGACAAGCGCAACCGCACCGCCCGCCTGGCGGTGGACCTGGTCGAGAGCCTGTTCGGCAAGTCGACCCTGATGCGCGACTGA
- a CDS encoding SPOR domain-containing protein, with protein MLIRALVVLLIVLNLGVAAWWTLRAPPSPPAAIEQPLGVARLQLASEVQPAASRPASATPSTVAKPPATAPVVPEPAAAPPKEAAPAKVAAAMPAQCYSFGPFADAAAAKNAHEVLMAVATKVVPRETRAGTTRGYRVLLPAAASLAEAQATAQRIAAAGFNDYFIVREGSEANSIALGRYRNEDSANRRAQSLVAAGFPARAEPLGEGRASYWLDLVPGPSFDTARAQAAVQIAPRPLDCARLR; from the coding sequence ATGCTGATACGCGCCCTGGTCGTCCTGCTGATCGTGCTCAATCTTGGTGTCGCCGCGTGGTGGACGCTGCGCGCACCGCCGTCGCCACCGGCTGCGATCGAGCAACCGCTGGGCGTGGCACGCCTGCAGCTGGCCAGTGAAGTGCAGCCTGCTGCATCCAGGCCTGCTTCCGCGACGCCATCGACTGTCGCGAAACCGCCGGCTACGGCACCGGTAGTCCCGGAGCCGGCCGCAGCGCCGCCAAAGGAAGCCGCCCCGGCGAAAGTGGCCGCCGCCATGCCCGCGCAGTGCTACAGCTTCGGCCCGTTCGCCGACGCCGCCGCGGCGAAGAACGCGCACGAAGTGCTGATGGCAGTGGCGACCAAGGTGGTCCCGCGCGAGACGCGTGCCGGGACGACGCGGGGCTATCGCGTGCTGCTGCCAGCCGCGGCCAGCCTGGCCGAGGCGCAGGCGACCGCGCAGCGCATTGCCGCAGCCGGTTTCAACGACTACTTCATCGTTCGCGAAGGCAGCGAAGCCAACTCGATCGCGCTCGGCCGCTACCGCAACGAGGACTCGGCCAATCGCCGCGCCCAATCGCTGGTGGCGGCAGGCTTCCCCGCGCGCGCCGAACCCTTGGGCGAAGGCCGCGCGAGTTACTGGCTGGACCTGGTGCCGGGTCCGTCGTTCGACACCGCCCGCGCACAGGCCGCCGTGCAGATCGCACCGCGCCCGCTCGACTGCGCCCGCCTGCGATGA
- a CDS encoding type III pantothenate kinase: MTAWLFDLGNTRLKCAPLRADGSVGDAVALPHREDDVAAALAQLLPGRIDVAYLASVANPALRVAVLDALTARCQRISLARTQVRLGAVRIAYADPRKLGVDRFLALLAAHARIGDAALICGVGTALTIDLIDADGRHLGGRIAPSPTLMREALHERAPQLPESGGDYIDFASDTEDALASGCDGAALALIERSLDAARQRLGRTPQLILHGGGAEALAAHLPNATQVATLVLEGLAQWAIAESVA; the protein is encoded by the coding sequence ATGACGGCGTGGTTGTTTGATCTGGGCAATACGCGGCTGAAGTGCGCGCCGCTGCGGGCCGATGGCAGCGTCGGTGACGCAGTCGCCTTGCCGCACCGCGAGGACGACGTCGCCGCGGCTCTGGCGCAACTGCTGCCCGGGCGAATCGACGTCGCTTACCTCGCCAGCGTTGCCAATCCGGCGCTGCGCGTGGCGGTGCTCGATGCACTGACCGCGCGCTGCCAGCGCATCTCACTCGCCCGCACGCAGGTGCGACTGGGCGCGGTGCGAATTGCCTACGCCGACCCGCGCAAGCTCGGCGTCGACCGGTTCCTGGCGCTGCTGGCCGCACACGCGCGCATCGGCGACGCCGCGCTCATCTGCGGAGTCGGCACCGCGCTCACCATCGACCTGATCGACGCCGATGGCCGACATCTGGGCGGACGCATCGCGCCCTCGCCGACGCTGATGCGCGAAGCGCTGCACGAGCGCGCACCGCAGCTGCCGGAAAGCGGCGGCGACTACATCGACTTCGCCAGCGACACCGAGGACGCGCTGGCCTCCGGTTGCGACGGCGCCGCGCTGGCGCTGATCGAGCGCAGCCTCGATGCGGCGCGGCAGCGCCTGGGTCGCACCCCGCAACTGATCCTCCACGGCGGCGGCGCCGAAGCGCTGGCCGCCCACCTGCCGAACGCGACACAGGTCGCAACCCTCGTGCTCGAAGGCCTGGCGCAGTGGGCCATTGCCGAAAGCGTGGCTTGA
- the birA gene encoding bifunctional biotin--[acetyl-CoA-carboxylase] ligase/biotin operon repressor BirA, with amino-acid sequence MDDRALLQRLMAGPASGDALAQASGQTRAAVWKRIEALREAGIAIEAQAGRGYRLAQPIDLLDAAAIRSQLPAAAASALAGLDTVWTIDSTNSELLRRPTPERGALVLLAERQSGGRGRRGREWASPLAAHLYLSLARQFGGGLARLGGLSLVAGIAAAEAMCDAGFAGVRLKWPNDLVVVDSDGGLRKLGGILVEGGGEHAGPVRAVIGLGINVRMPAAVAAQIDQPWCDLASLATAPPDRNELATAVLARLLPALEEFDAVGLAAFSARYAALDALAGQGVSVHGATATVHGTALGLADDGALRVRMDNGEERHFHAGEVSVRRGAGQGDGA; translated from the coding sequence ATGGACGACCGCGCCCTGCTGCAGCGGCTGATGGCCGGGCCGGCGTCGGGTGACGCCCTGGCCCAGGCCAGCGGCCAGACCCGGGCGGCGGTCTGGAAGCGGATAGAGGCGCTGCGCGAGGCCGGGATCGCGATCGAGGCCCAGGCCGGGCGCGGCTACCGGCTGGCGCAACCGATCGACCTGCTCGATGCGGCCGCGATCCGCTCGCAGCTGCCTGCCGCGGCCGCTTCGGCGCTGGCCGGGCTGGACACTGTCTGGACGATCGACTCGACCAACTCCGAACTGCTGCGCCGGCCCACGCCGGAGCGCGGCGCCCTGGTGCTGCTGGCCGAGCGCCAGAGCGGTGGGCGCGGGCGTCGTGGCCGCGAATGGGCGTCGCCGCTGGCAGCTCATCTGTATCTCTCGCTCGCGCGCCAGTTTGGCGGCGGCCTGGCCCGTCTCGGCGGTCTCAGCCTGGTCGCCGGCATCGCCGCGGCCGAAGCCATGTGCGACGCGGGCTTTGCCGGCGTACGCCTGAAATGGCCCAACGACCTGGTGGTGGTCGATTCCGACGGCGGGCTGCGCAAGCTCGGCGGGATCCTGGTGGAGGGCGGTGGCGAGCATGCAGGACCGGTGCGCGCGGTGATCGGGCTGGGCATCAACGTGCGCATGCCGGCGGCGGTGGCCGCGCAGATCGATCAGCCCTGGTGCGATTTGGCCTCGCTTGCAACGGCGCCACCGGATCGAAACGAGTTGGCCACCGCCGTGCTGGCGCGATTGCTGCCGGCGCTGGAAGAATTCGATGCGGTCGGGCTGGCCGCTTTCAGTGCACGCTACGCCGCGCTCGACGCACTGGCCGGGCAGGGCGTGAGCGTGCACGGCGCCACGGCGACAGTGCACGGCACGGCGCTGGGCCTGGCCGATGATGGCGCGCTGCGCGTGCGCATGGACAATGGCGAGGAACGGCATTTCCATGCCGGTGAAGTCAGCGTGCGCCGTGGCGCAGGGCAGGGGGACGGGGCATGA
- a CDS encoding M90 family metallopeptidase encodes MRARVPWLSRLDPDREARLRELTARFLHEKTISPIGELVLDEVQCCMLAALCCLPLIEFGAEGLRGWSQLIVYPDAFRVNRSHMDAAGVLHEWQDDLIGEAWEAGPVILSWADVAGDCEDPRAGFCVAAHEIAHKIDVLDGLLDGTPPLPRHWQREWARDFQAAYDALVARVDAGEETAIDGYAAEAPEEFFAVATEYHFSDPRLLETEMPEVAAHMRRFYGPSPFA; translated from the coding sequence GTGCGCGCACGCGTTCCGTGGCTGTCCCGCCTCGATCCCGATCGCGAAGCGCGTCTGCGTGAACTCACCGCGCGCTTCCTCCATGAGAAGACCATCAGCCCGATCGGCGAGCTGGTGCTGGACGAGGTCCAGTGCTGCATGCTCGCCGCGCTGTGCTGCCTGCCGCTGATCGAGTTCGGCGCCGAAGGGCTGCGCGGCTGGTCGCAATTGATCGTCTACCCCGATGCCTTCCGCGTAAATCGCAGCCACATGGATGCCGCGGGCGTGCTGCACGAGTGGCAGGACGATCTGATCGGCGAAGCCTGGGAAGCCGGCCCGGTGATCCTGTCGTGGGCCGATGTCGCCGGCGATTGCGAAGACCCGCGCGCGGGATTCTGCGTGGCGGCGCACGAGATCGCGCACAAGATCGACGTGCTCGACGGCCTGCTCGATGGCACGCCGCCATTGCCGCGCCACTGGCAGCGCGAATGGGCGCGCGATTTCCAGGCTGCGTACGACGCTCTCGTCGCGCGCGTGGATGCCGGTGAGGAAACCGCCATCGACGGCTATGCGGCCGAAGCGCCGGAAGAGTTCTTCGCCGTCGCCACCGAGTACCACTTCAGCGATCCGCGATTGCTCGAAACGGAGATGCCGGAAGTGGCCGCGCACATGCGCAGGTTCTACGGGCCCTCGCCTTTCGCCTAG
- a CDS encoding ATP-binding protein, which translates to MSWGQPRSLQARQLLGASLGLIAFLALAGYALDRAFLETAESNMRQRLRSLALAYVAGGEFARNGEFIPPYETVDPRLDRPGSGLYAEVILPNGHWDSASAQGPSLPAGQMLEANQEDFEGPLPITEINGQPGEAYRYGRGLIWSAGGDAKSEFPYTIYILEDTTALSRQVSVFRQALWRYLGGAGFILMLLQAVVLRWSLRPLRRVIDELKKVQRGVASRMSGRHPRELEPLTESINAFIESERENLDRQRNTLADLAHSLKTPLAVLRARAGEEISAEELREEVDSQVRRMSDLVSYQLARAARSGHMLFAAPLEIEPYADQIVRSLEKIYAAKGVLCEFDIEEGVKFYGEPGDLQEVLGNLIENAFKWAHTRVLLTAKRGEIAPNRRPGLLLAVDDDGPGVPEDKIDLVLQRGVRGDERVQGHGIGLATVQDVVRSYRGTLDVSRSQELGGARFEVVLPPGL; encoded by the coding sequence ATGAGCTGGGGACAACCGCGTTCGCTGCAGGCCCGGCAGCTGCTGGGCGCCAGCCTGGGCCTGATCGCCTTCCTGGCGCTGGCCGGTTACGCCCTCGACCGCGCCTTCCTGGAAACCGCCGAAAGCAACATGCGCCAGCGCCTGCGCAGCCTGGCGCTGGCCTACGTCGCCGGCGGCGAGTTCGCCCGCAACGGCGAGTTCATCCCGCCCTACGAAACAGTCGACCCGCGCCTGGACCGGCCCGGCAGCGGCCTGTACGCCGAGGTGATCCTGCCCAATGGGCACTGGGACTCGGCCTCGGCGCAGGGCCCGTCCCTGCCGGCCGGGCAGATGCTGGAGGCCAACCAGGAAGACTTCGAAGGGCCGCTGCCGATCACCGAGATCAACGGCCAGCCCGGCGAGGCCTACCGCTATGGTCGCGGCCTGATCTGGAGCGCCGGCGGCGATGCCAAGTCGGAGTTCCCGTACACCATCTACATCCTCGAGGACACGACCGCGCTGAGCCGCCAGGTCAGCGTGTTCCGCCAGGCGCTATGGAGATATCTCGGCGGCGCCGGTTTCATCCTGATGCTGCTGCAGGCCGTGGTGCTGCGCTGGAGCCTGCGCCCGCTGCGGCGCGTGATCGACGAACTCAAGAAGGTGCAGCGCGGCGTCGCATCGCGCATGAGCGGACGCCACCCGCGCGAGCTCGAGCCGCTGACCGAAAGCATCAATGCCTTCATCGAGAGCGAGCGCGAAAACCTCGACCGCCAGCGCAACACGCTGGCCGACCTCGCCCACAGCCTGAAGACACCGCTGGCGGTGTTGCGTGCACGCGCCGGGGAGGAGATCTCCGCCGAGGAACTGCGCGAGGAAGTCGACAGCCAGGTGCGACGCATGAGCGACCTGGTGTCGTACCAGCTGGCACGCGCCGCGCGATCGGGCCACATGCTGTTCGCCGCGCCGCTCGAGATCGAGCCGTATGCCGACCAGATCGTGCGCAGCCTGGAAAAGATCTACGCGGCCAAGGGCGTGCTGTGCGAGTTCGATATCGAGGAAGGCGTGAAGTTCTACGGCGAACCGGGCGACCTGCAGGAAGTGCTCGGCAACCTGATCGAGAACGCCTTCAAGTGGGCGCACACGCGCGTGCTGCTCACCGCAAAGCGCGGCGAGATCGCGCCGAACCGTCGCCCCGGCCTGCTGCTCGCCGTTGACGACGACGGCCCGGGCGTGCCCGAGGACAAGATCGACCTGGTGCTGCAGCGTGGCGTGCGCGGCGACGAGCGCGTGCAAGGACACGGCATCGGCCTGGCGACCGTGCAGGACGTGGTGCGCAGCTACCGCGGCACGCTCGACGTCAGCCGTTCGCAGGAACTGGGCGGCGCCCGTTTCGAAGTGGTCCTGCCGCCGGGCCTGTAG
- a CDS encoding response regulator transcription factor: MRILLVEDEAPLRETLAARLKREGFAVDAAQDGEEGLYMGREVPFDLGIIDLGLPKMSGMELIKALRDEGKKFPVLILTARSSWQDKVEGLKQGADDYLVKPFHIEELLARLNALVRRAAGWSKPTLECGPVVLDLAAQTVSVAGSNVDLTSYEYKVLEYLMMHAGELVSKADLTEHIYQQDFDRDSNVLEVFIGRLRKKLDPDGALKPIETVRGRGYRFAIARSGD, translated from the coding sequence ATGCGAATTCTGCTGGTCGAAGACGAAGCTCCGCTGCGCGAGACCCTGGCAGCCCGCCTGAAGCGGGAAGGCTTCGCGGTCGATGCCGCCCAGGATGGCGAGGAAGGCCTCTACATGGGTCGCGAAGTACCGTTCGACCTGGGCATCATCGATCTGGGCCTGCCCAAGATGTCGGGCATGGAGCTGATCAAGGCGCTGCGTGACGAGGGCAAGAAATTCCCGGTGCTGATCCTGACGGCGCGTTCGAGCTGGCAGGACAAGGTCGAAGGCCTCAAGCAGGGCGCCGACGACTACCTGGTCAAGCCCTTCCATATCGAGGAACTGCTGGCGCGCCTCAACGCCCTGGTGCGTCGCGCCGCTGGCTGGAGCAAGCCGACCCTGGAGTGCGGCCCGGTCGTGCTCGACCTTGCCGCGCAGACCGTCAGCGTCGCCGGCAGCAACGTCGACCTCACCAGCTACGAATACAAGGTGCTCGAATACCTGATGATGCACGCCGGCGAGCTGGTCTCGAAGGCCGACCTCACCGAGCACATCTACCAGCAGGACTTCGACCGCGACTCCAACGTGCTGGAGGTCTTCATCGGTCGCCTGCGCAAGAAGCTCGATCCCGACGGCGCGCTCAAGCCGATCGAGACCGTGCGCGGCCGCGGCTACCGCTTCGCCATCGCGCGCAGCGGGGACTGA
- a CDS encoding arginine deiminase-related protein, with amino-acid sequence MITRDIGAFLATARATPADFGPATARAAFLVAPDGFRLAEQSAADNRYMAQAAGFDAAGASAEHRELHRALSQVLPTVCFAGDPDTPDALFPNNVFATAAGRYVVGRMRHPVRQREADRGDIRAFFGGVLDYAEIDLSTQPHPCELTGALVIDRARGLGFCGLSERCDEAGARLMHEALGLRATLMFDLAPGEYHTNVVLAILAGRAALVCAGGFADPAVVEAIVDLYAPHALQLSAAEHAAFAGNAIALSDDAVWMSAQAAAALTGPHREALGRGGLRSAQCRPGCHRSRRRIAALLRRRNLLRANGNGGGAESRPWPGGKVQTGFTASFRECTLVARSCDIA; translated from the coding sequence ATGATCACCCGCGACATCGGCGCGTTCCTCGCGACCGCCCGCGCCACGCCCGCCGATTTCGGCCCGGCGACCGCGCGTGCCGCCTTCCTGGTCGCTCCGGATGGTTTCCGCCTCGCCGAGCAGTCCGCCGCCGACAACCGCTACATGGCACAGGCCGCCGGCTTCGATGCGGCCGGTGCCAGCGCCGAGCACCGCGAGCTGCATCGAGCGCTGTCGCAGGTGCTGCCGACGGTGTGCTTCGCCGGCGACCCGGACACGCCCGACGCACTGTTCCCCAACAACGTCTTCGCCACCGCCGCTGGCCGCTACGTCGTCGGCCGCATGCGCCACCCGGTGCGCCAGCGCGAGGCCGACCGTGGTGACATCCGCGCCTTCTTCGGTGGCGTGCTCGACTACGCCGAGATCGACCTGTCGACCCAGCCGCACCCGTGCGAACTGACCGGTGCGCTGGTCATCGACCGCGCCCGCGGCCTCGGCTTCTGCGGGCTGTCAGAGCGCTGCGACGAAGCCGGCGCCCGATTGATGCACGAAGCCCTCGGTCTGCGCGCGACCCTGATGTTCGACCTGGCCCCGGGCGAGTACCACACCAATGTCGTACTCGCGATCCTGGCCGGGCGCGCGGCGCTGGTATGCGCCGGCGGATTCGCCGATCCGGCGGTGGTCGAGGCCATCGTCGATCTGTACGCGCCGCACGCGCTGCAACTGTCCGCCGCAGAGCATGCCGCCTTCGCCGGCAATGCCATCGCCCTGTCCGATGACGCGGTGTGGATGAGCGCCCAGGCGGCCGCAGCTCTTACCGGACCCCATCGGGAAGCCCTGGGCCGCGGCGGGCTTCGGTCTGCGCAGTGTCGGCCTGGATGCCATCGAAGCCGGCGGCGGATCGCTGCGCTGCTGCGTCGGCGAAATCTTCTGAGAGCCAATGGCAACGGTGGTGGGGCTGAATCCCGGCCATGGCCTGGTGGAAAAGTTCAGACCGGATTCACCGCATCGTTCCGAGAATGCACCCTGGTCGCACGATCGTGCGATATTGCCTAG